In Buchnera aphidicola (Takecallis taiwana), the genomic stretch TGGCAGTAGATGAATTGAAGTCTTTAAATTCTAATAAGATATTTTTACAAAAAAAAATTGAAAATATGCTTTTGCCAGATGATGATGATAAATATAAAAGCTGTTTTATTGAAATCAGAGCTGCTACTGGTGGTGATGAAGCTGCAATGTTTGCAGGTGATTTACTGAAAATGTACGGTCGGTATGCAGAATATAATAATTGGATTACTGAAATTATTAGCAGTCATATTAGTGAAAAAGGGGGATTTAAAGAAGTGATTTTAAAAATTAGTGGTACAGGTGCATGTAAAAAATTAAAATTTGAGTCTGGAGGACATCGTGTTCAACGTGTACCTAAAACAGAATCTCAGGGCAGAATTCATACATCAACTTGTACAGTAGCTGTTATTCCTGTCGTTAAAACAGATCCGGAAATTGTTGTAAATCCTTCTGATTTAAAAATTGATACATTTCGATCTTCAGGGGCAGGTGGGCAACATGTTAATACTACTGATTCTGCAATTCGAATTACGCATTTACCAACAGGTACTGTAGTAGAATGTCAAGATGAAAGATCACAACATAAGAATAAATCAAAAGCACTGGCTATTTTAACCTCTAGAATTCATGCACATGA encodes the following:
- the prfA gene encoding peptide chain release factor 1; translation: MKKSIINKLEQLHIKLKQIEELIICKEVITNQARFKKLTKEYLRLSNLISVFLKWKKNNQDIELTTKLLSDAEMSNMAVDELKSLNSNKIFLQKKIENMLLPDDDDKYKSCFIEIRAATGGDEAAMFAGDLLKMYGRYAEYNNWITEIISSHISEKGGFKEVILKISGTGACKKLKFESGGHRVQRVPKTESQGRIHTSTCTVAVIPVVKTDPEIVVNPSDLKIDTFRSSGAGGQHVNTTDSAIRITHLPTGTVVECQDERSQHKNKSKALAILTSRIHAHEVAKRNKKDSLIRKNLLGTGDRSDRNRTYNFPKNRVTDHRINISIYCLDDILNGNLDVLIEPIMQEYNAKLLLKIVK